One genomic segment of Microbacterium sp. ProA8 includes these proteins:
- a CDS encoding GntR family transcriptional regulator produces MIEEGRALFLQVAESVEDSIIDGSLAPEAKAPSTNELAAFYRINPATAAKGIAMLTDKGVLYKQRGIGMFVAPGARDLLLAERRSAFADRFVDPLLAEARKLGLGPDDLAALIRDRAGAHAAPTMEGNPR; encoded by the coding sequence GTGATCGAAGAAGGCCGTGCCCTGTTCCTCCAGGTCGCAGAGAGCGTCGAGGACTCGATCATCGACGGCTCTCTCGCCCCGGAGGCCAAAGCGCCGTCCACGAACGAGCTCGCCGCCTTCTACCGGATCAACCCCGCCACCGCAGCGAAGGGAATCGCCATGCTGACCGACAAGGGCGTGCTGTACAAGCAGCGCGGCATCGGGATGTTCGTCGCCCCGGGAGCGCGGGATCTGCTGCTCGCCGAGCGCCGCAGCGCGTTCGCCGACCGCTTCGTCGATCCGCTGCTGGCGGAGGCTCGCAAGCTCGGGCTCGGGCCCGACGACCTCGCAGCGCTCATCCGCGACCGTGCCGGCGCGCACGCCGCCCCCACCATGGAAGGAAACCCACGATGA
- a CDS encoding betaine/proline/choline family ABC transporter ATP-binding protein (Members of the family are the ATP-binding subunit of ABC transporters for substrates such as betaine, L-proline or other amino acids, choline, carnitine, etc. The substrate specificity is best determined from the substrate-binding subunit, rather than this subunit, as it interacts with the permease subunit and not with substrate directly.), giving the protein MTLPPAIEAKGLFKVFGRNPKDAVRRLRTGATRADVADAGSAAVIDASFTVQSGEIFVIMGLSGSGKSTVLRMLNGLLPPTAGDVIVQGQSVTKASAKALRGIRQRSVSMVFQHFALLPHLTVLDNAAYALEIQGVGRDERRERAREILGKVGLGDRADAMPDELSGGMRQRVGLARALTSGTDILLMDEAFSALDPLIRREMQEQLIELQRELGRTIVFITHDLNEAMFLGDRIAVMRDGRIVQNGTPEEILTDPANDYVAQFVQDVDRARVLTAGSVMAPPAATTPVSAGVRGALRVMRDLQVGSVSVIENRRFLGTVTDRAVIRAVKDGRTDLRAIVHTAHAAVHVDDPLTDVVERAVERPVPVAVVDDAGRLVGTIPRVTLLAALGNVPPVTRENPVIDLPATVPASEIRQTLAAVEHPAPALTEGAAR; this is encoded by the coding sequence GTGACGCTTCCTCCTGCCATCGAGGCGAAGGGCCTCTTCAAAGTCTTCGGACGAAACCCCAAGGACGCCGTCCGGCGGCTCCGCACCGGCGCGACGCGTGCCGACGTCGCGGACGCCGGCTCGGCCGCCGTGATCGATGCGAGCTTCACCGTCCAGTCGGGAGAGATCTTCGTCATCATGGGGCTGTCCGGCTCCGGCAAGTCCACCGTGCTGCGCATGCTCAACGGGCTGCTTCCGCCCACTGCCGGCGACGTGATCGTGCAGGGGCAGAGCGTCACCAAGGCCTCGGCGAAGGCGCTGCGCGGCATCCGTCAGCGTTCCGTGTCGATGGTGTTCCAGCACTTCGCACTGCTGCCCCACCTGACGGTGCTCGACAACGCCGCCTACGCGCTCGAGATCCAGGGCGTCGGGCGCGACGAGCGACGCGAGCGTGCGCGCGAGATCCTCGGCAAGGTCGGTCTCGGCGACCGCGCCGACGCGATGCCCGACGAGCTCTCGGGCGGCATGCGCCAGCGCGTCGGTCTCGCCCGGGCGCTCACGTCGGGCACCGACATCCTGCTCATGGACGAGGCCTTCTCGGCGCTGGACCCGCTCATCCGCCGCGAGATGCAGGAGCAGCTCATCGAGCTGCAGCGGGAGCTGGGCCGCACCATCGTGTTCATCACCCACGACCTCAACGAGGCGATGTTCCTCGGCGACCGCATCGCGGTGATGCGCGACGGCCGGATCGTGCAGAACGGCACGCCCGAGGAGATCCTCACCGACCCGGCGAACGACTACGTCGCGCAGTTCGTGCAGGATGTCGACCGGGCACGCGTGCTCACCGCCGGCTCGGTCATGGCGCCGCCGGCGGCCACCACGCCCGTGAGCGCCGGCGTGCGCGGGGCGCTGCGGGTGATGCGCGATCTTCAGGTCGGATCGGTGTCCGTCATCGAGAACCGCAGGTTCTTGGGCACGGTCACCGACCGCGCGGTGATCCGCGCCGTCAAGGACGGCCGCACCGATCTGCGCGCGATCGTGCACACCGCCCACGCGGCGGTGCACGTCGATGACCCGCTGACGGATGTCGTCGAGCGGGCGGTCGAGCGCCCGGTGCCGGTCGCCGTCGTCGACGATGCCGGCCGCCTCGTGGGAACCATCCCCCGGGTGACCCTGCTCGCCGCGCTCGGCAATGTGCCGCCCGTCACCCGCGAGAACCCCGTCATCGACCTGCCCGCCACCGTGCCGGCGAGCGAGATCAGGCAGACCCTCGCGGCGGTGGAGCACCCCGCACCCGCCCTGACCGAAGGAGCCGCACGATGA
- a CDS encoding ABC transporter permease subunit, with translation MNDVFRLPLGDAVEAGVRWLIDVLGGFFDVVAVVFNGLYGWLDASLSTPPFWVVILVIAAFAFWSRGLVLAVGSALGLLVIVAVGQWANAMDSLALVILAAAVAIALAVPLGIWAARSDRVSAALRPVLDFLQTMPAFVYLIPAMLIFGVGPVPGMVATIVFALAPGVRLTELGIRGVDPEIVEAGHAFGASPGRILRQIQLPLALPSIMAGVNQVIMLSLSMVVIAGMVGAGGLGGQVVQSLSRIDIGLGVEAGLSVVILAMILDRVTSGFSTPRPRTVRRAGAVASETPDAETDAARPVTVGRGVPATEAAASVSDDAPSAQPEPVRV, from the coding sequence ATGAACGATGTCTTCCGCCTCCCGCTGGGTGATGCCGTCGAGGCCGGCGTCCGCTGGCTGATCGACGTGCTCGGCGGCTTCTTCGACGTCGTCGCCGTCGTCTTCAACGGCCTCTACGGCTGGCTCGACGCGTCGCTCTCGACGCCGCCGTTCTGGGTCGTGATCCTCGTGATCGCCGCATTCGCCTTCTGGTCGAGGGGTCTCGTGCTCGCCGTCGGCAGCGCTCTCGGACTGCTCGTGATCGTCGCGGTCGGCCAATGGGCCAACGCGATGGATTCTCTGGCGCTGGTGATCCTGGCGGCCGCCGTGGCCATCGCGCTCGCCGTGCCGCTCGGCATCTGGGCCGCACGCAGCGATCGCGTGTCGGCGGCGCTGAGACCGGTGCTCGACTTCCTGCAGACGATGCCCGCGTTCGTCTACCTCATCCCCGCCATGCTCATCTTCGGCGTGGGCCCGGTGCCCGGCATGGTCGCCACGATCGTGTTCGCCCTCGCACCCGGGGTGCGTCTCACCGAACTGGGGATCCGCGGCGTCGATCCCGAGATCGTCGAGGCCGGCCATGCGTTCGGTGCGTCGCCCGGGCGCATCCTGCGCCAGATCCAGCTGCCGCTGGCGTTGCCGAGCATCATGGCCGGCGTGAACCAGGTGATCATGCTGAGTCTGTCGATGGTCGTGATCGCCGGCATGGTCGGCGCCGGCGGTCTCGGCGGACAGGTGGTGCAGAGCCTCAGCCGCATCGACATCGGCCTGGGCGTCGAGGCGGGCCTGTCGGTCGTGATCCTGGCGATGATCCTCGACCGCGTCACGTCGGGCTTCTCCACGCCGCGCCCGCGCACGGTGCGCCGCGCCGGCGCCGTTGCGAGTGAGACACCGGACGCAGAGACGGATGCCGCACGCCCGGTGACCGTCGGCCGAGGCGTACCCGCCACCGAGGCAGCGGCATCCGTCTCCGACGACGCGCCCTCCGCGCAACCCGAGCCCGTCCGCGTCTGA